The Gopherus flavomarginatus isolate rGopFla2 chromosome 4, rGopFla2.mat.asm, whole genome shotgun sequence genomic interval ttctgagaatttacaggTAAATTAATTATGagttaaaatgaattaaaaatggaGTTTTTAATAATTTTAGAATCTTTTGTCAGACTTATTTTTTGTCCCTGATGCTATTGGTAACAAGAAGAGAGACCCTTTTAACATCCCATAGTGAAAACATATTGAAGTCTCATGCATAGGATACCTCTGAAACGAGATGCTTATCTGTATGCCGATACCCAGCATGCTCTTCCAGGCCACAGCTGTTTCCTAGCAGTGTTGATGTCTCAGTCCTGGGAACAAAACTCAAAAATTGGATCTGTGCTTGTGGGATGCTCTGTATTCTTTTGTTTCCACAAACAAATTAAAAGGAAGACCTTAGGTGAGATAGTGTCTCTATCCGCTTCCTATTTATTAACTAAACAGGTATATAATGAAATATCTCAACAGCCCTACCCTATTGACTGAGGCCCTTAATAGCAATCACTCTCCATTAATAAAAGGCACTAGGACTCGAAAGAAGGTTTGTCCCTTAGAGATGTATGTGGAATACTTTCACCTGATAGAACTGATATTACACCTAAGAAAACAATTAAATGAAACACGTAAATGTGCTAAGTCTTTATTGTTGCTGTACAGAAAGTAACAGATACATGGCTAAAACATTCTAACGTATCTGTGGACTTTGAAAACTAAAGCTATTCTGTAGATTTGTTTTATCTCAGAGTTTGTTTTCATACAACGCACTTATAAAATGAAGCTATAAAAACACAGATTCTTTTCTGGAAACATCTGAGATTGGTGTAGTGCACAGAACTACAGACTACATTTAGTATGATCAACACAACACCTTACAGACCCACGTATGGTTCCTGTGTTACTAACATTCAACACAAAAAAGATCACTCTCAGTCTGATGAATGAGCTTGGTGACAAACACAGACAGAGCAGTTCAACCTTCTGTCTGAGCAAAGAGAAATTCTGATAAGGAAACAtttgaaaaaggaaaatgaaCAGCACCCTTAAAGGCAAGTTAAGCATATCATTTATCGGAGGAAATGTGTGATCTAACAGACATGTTAACCTAGTAGAGTGACTATAAAACGCACCAGGGCATAGCTATTGGGAGGAAAGAGAACAGTAGCTCTGAGAAATTGTGCTAATGAGGTGAGAGGTCTCTTGCTGCCAATATGCTTCCCTTGAAAGATCAGTGTGCTTGATTCCCAGAGCACCAGAGCCTTCCAATCCAGCAGCAATGGAAACATTTCAAAGGAAAGATAATAAAAAGAGAGCAGTCTAGCACTTTTCGTGTGTGGAGTTTCaactaaacaaataaaaaaaaagtttcttggaAGATGGCCGGGTAAAAGTGAAATTTCAATAAAAGGGGAAAATGAACATTTTCCCACAGAGTTTTCTGCATTTTCTGATTATATCTATTGAGCAAGGTGTCTCCTGCCTCCCATCAACTTCCTCCTTTTTTATTACCTGGGCTCCAAACAATTTCTCCTTCTTACGTCTCTAATTGATCTGGAAATAGATGTGGCTTTTGGTTAATCTCCACGTTTCTACATCAGCCTCAGAAATGAGGTCAACTCTGCTTGCGAGAAGGGAGGTTTTTACTTAACTTGTGCAGCTCTGTGTTGCTGGGTGAGGCAATcctaaccagggctggctccaggggttttaccgctccaagcagccaaaaaaaccaaaaacaaacaaaaagctgtgatctgcagcaattcagcgggaggtccttcgctccgagcgggagtgagagATCCTCTGCCGAATTCCTAAAAGGGCCGCCCCCAGCacttgcttgataagctggtgcctggagccggccctgatcctaACATGTAGTATTTACCTGGCCACTAAACTTGTGACTCTTCATTAAAAAAAGACAGACACAATGGTGAATACACGAAAGAGAGAGGAATTCAAGTTACAATTTGGAGGATGGTTCCCACATTAAGGGCCACAATGGGATGTATAGTGTTCCTTTAAAGGCCATTATCCATTATAGTTTCATgttaaaaacaattcaaaattctAACTCTGTAACAAAACAGACTTTAAAAACGTAGTAGAAATGTGAGAGAACAAGACTCCAGCTTAGGTTTCTGATTCACTTTCCGACATCCCAAAGGTCATGTAAGGGCAGAAAGGAATGCAGCTGGTCTTGTGTAAGTGATGTGAAGTCTGTGCTCTGCAAACCTCACTTGAGATCTGTTACGGCTCTAGGAGCAGGCAATCGTTGTTATTACAGGCATGAATGAAGACCCCAAGTCTCGGACAGGTAAAAAACCTTTAAATTAGacaaaaaagacttttttttttccattgcagGATATGAGATAGCTGGAAGTGCAAGGAGTCGAACGAAAATTGAGTGTTATCTTAAAGAAAACGATGGGATGTAAATGTAAACAGCAACCATATTTTTGCTAGAGTAGAACTGCATTCAAAACATCCCCGCCAGGGCAGAAAGACCTTCCTTTGCTGCTGCATTCATGACAGTGCAATGCCAGCCATCAAGCTATTTATTCATGCATTTCTAAATATAACAAGAGGAAGTTTGTTACGAGTCTTAAGCCTCAATTAGCAGCcatttttagaaaagaaaaaaggttttaaaaacattCATGGAGTAAAACAGATGGTTTCAAGTACTTGTGCATAATAACTAATTAGTCACTATGAGCAGGGATTAAAAACAGCTGTCACCTTGGAAGGGATATAGGTAGGCAATTTCATCCAACAGTGGCCCTAGATTTTCAAACGCACTGAAGAACATGCCTAGTAttgagatttaaaagaaaaatgttttgtctgCAATGATGAACCAATATTTGAGTGGTTCAGTTCTGTACATGACAAACTCTGCATTGCACATGTCTAAATTTCAAAGTAACAGAACTCTGCATAGTGAGCCAGACTACCTTGATATAGCACAAGCTTTTCAGACGTCTTTTGTGCAGCAAGTAGAAAGTGTTTAATAAGTAAGGGGTATTCTGTGGTACTGGCATATACAAAGCACTGTTTTGTGGTTGACCGCCAAAGCCAAGTGGAGGAATTTAAGTGCTGGAATTGTTTATTCCATATACTTTGTTGCCATGAATGTTGTTCCTATTATGTGACAAGGAACCAGCCCCATCAGAAAAATCCAGCATCCACTACCTTGTAAGGGTTTGAAAGGCCTAAAACCTTTGATTTCTCTGACTTTCCACCAATGCCACATAAAAGGAGAGGGTCTTGGATAAATTTTTAATGGGAGAGTCTAACCAGTGAAAGACTGTGTAGAGGAGTGGCCTGAGTAGAAGAGGAATGACGGGAGTGGGTAGTCAAGAAGAATATTGTGTTTGGGAAGAGAAATAGTGTAGCTTGATTGTTCTGTGCTGTGATAGGCTGAGACACTTCTCTTGCCGTATAACTATAGATAACCAGCTGTGGCCCTGGCTGAATTTTAGAGGGTCACACTGATGTGCATACAGAAAAAAGCAGTCTTCCCACTGTAAACATTAAAGATTAAAACGACTagggaaacattttaaaagccagaGTAGCAGCTTCAAATAAAACACCTTTCACCTTCtccaaaaaaagatgtattgtttTCAGACAAGTTTCTTCTATAAGGAGAAACTGTTAACATCTGCCAGCTGTTTAGCAAATACAACATGCCCCCAGCTGGTTTTGCTTCAGCAGAAGGACCAGCTCTAAGTACTTCACACAGGTAAGGGCTATTACATAGGTGACAGCCGTACAGCACATTGAGGGAGCAAAACCTAGAAATGTAGGTCTTGCAAAAAATCAATTTAGAGTCAGAGTGGGGCAGAGTGGATGGCCCTATCTGCACCACAACATGAAACACTCAAGTTAGAATCTCCATCTAGTTTCTCACTTCTTCAGCTAGGTTGGGTAGCAGCATGCTCAGTCATGTTTGGGGAAGTGTGGGAGAAAAGggtttaaaataaatgtgaaCATATTAGGACTGCACGTGCGCACGTGCGTTAGTCGCTAAACGAACAAGTCTGGTGCTTAGTTTAGGCCAACATGATTGTACGGGAATCACAGATCTGTCTCCcttcgctaaccagtttggatcTGCAGTTTTAAAAAGTTCAGTGTATCTCACATTTATTAACATCCTAATGATTGTTAAATAATCCAGCAAGTTGTTTCATAGCTACAATATGCTGCAGTTGCTAGCTGCTTGCCAGAGCAATATAGAAATTACATTCAAAGATAAAAACTATCATTTTCACACATAGCAGTAACTAGAATGTCTTTTTCACAGAATAAGTGCAAAATGTCTTTAACAAATAATGGcggtagtaaaaaaaaaaaaaaagacaattctCATGCAAAAACGCTTCCCTGTTTACAAAGTCTGTGGTAGGTCTCAAAAACACCCTTTACCTCCCTCTCCCATAACAGCACTACACTTGTTATTCTGTTTTCTTGCCATATCCATTCTGTCGTTCATTAAAATATCGATGACGTGCAACTTCAATTATTTCCAGCCCaccaaatattttttgttgcacAACAAAAATGACAACCGCGGTCACACAATACCATCGCACaaagctgtacaaatacagcaaCACAAACATAGCTAGTGTGAACAACGTCCAGTACAGAAGTGAGATGCATTTAACCACTAGGACCCTGAGCTCAGATTTACAAGGTGGAATTATGCTTCGCCCTGTTACATCAAAGTACTTTTCACCTTCGTAGAACAACTGGAgtctctcttctttctcttcccaACGCTTCTGGCACCAGAGCTGCAGCTCTTCCCTGGAAGTTGGCAGAGTCTGTACTGGATACCTATGGACATGAAAATGTATCTCCTTTGGGAAGTTTCCATTCAGAAGGTGCTTCTCTGTTTGCGGAATGTTTTGAGGGTATGCCACAGTTATGTCATGGATAGCATCAAGGTTATTACCTACAAGAAACATTTTTGAGAACAAGATAAATATAGACACTGCAATGGACAGTTTCTATGACAATTACCACTGATTAGAACTTCAGAGTACAACTGATAACTCAAAATCATAGTAGAATTCACAAAGATTCATTAGCAAGTACAGAGTATTCTacttatataaatataatattttaaggCTACCAGGTCAGTATTTCCTAATCACTGTTCTATGTTTTCTGTCTCTGGATTACAGCAAAAACCTATAGGGACAAAATAACATTCACTAGAAGAAATACTAATCCATGATTTTAAAACAGAATAGGTAAAAGGATAAAGTCTTATTTCAATGAGAGATTAGGATACACATGTCTGATCTTTTTCAAGTCAAAATAGGGTTTGATTCAGTGTGTTTTTCTGTGGTCACGTACTTTTGAAGAACATTCATCACTACATTGCAAACTGAAATTATCTTTGACCTAACAACTGTAACACATTGTACAATAACTATAATGGTTGCAAAAGAATCCAGTTTAAAGTTTGACTCAGAGAAGTACAAGTACAATCCTAATTTATTGCCAGtcttggggagaggggagcacaTACAAATATACAGCAGAAAAATGATCAGAAGTTCATTAAATCGGGAATCCCTTTAGTGCACTTTAGAGGATGAGGGACAGCTTTGCAGGGACTGTACTGCAATTAACACAGCCCCTTTACATGTAAATAGTCAGTGCTCTGAGTACCAGCTAGAAATGGTCTTTGCCAGAGACTGAGGACTCTTCATGGCATTCCATCTCAAGAAACCAACAcaggctggccttaccatgaggcgaagtgaggctgcctcaggtgccagactgtgggggggggagggcgccactaggacccagagtgtagaaaattgtgtctgctgctggtgccaaacaatggaaacttaaaattgtggagctgatggctaaGTTTGATGCTGTACGCCAGAAGCATCTAAGAACAGTCACCACCCaataaatgtacacacaccactaccttggcaaaacaattcaaaataagatcatacagttactggcaacaaaagtcaaaacaGAAAATTGTGGCAGATCTGGTGTCAGCAAGCTATTACTCTGTTATtttggactgcacacctgacatcagctgTACGGaataaatgactttaatggtgcgttttgtaaaaacaacagaacctagtgaaaatgtccctgcaatggtgactgtcagaccGCATTTTCTagcatttattgacattgatgatactatagCAGctagtatgacaaatgtgcttcttaaaaagctggaaaataTGGGAATTGCGATAGATGACATGAGAgatcagggctacgataatggtgccaacatgagaggaaagaacagaggagtgcagatatGGATTCGAGAgcttgagctttttttgtcccatgcagttctcattcatcgaacttggtggtcagtgatgcagcatcagcttctagtgaggctgctgaattttttaatgtaattcaaagtatCTACATATTTTTTCTGCATCAACTTATcagtggcaaattttgaagcaacatttgAGAACATCCTCTGACACAGAAATCACTGAGCGCCACACAATGGAaaagttgagtggaggcgataaagcctatcaaacaccaaattaggaaaatagatgatgccatagttgccattatggaggataatgttatgacaggaactgttcgtgggagaacagtggcagagggaaatggaatcaccagaaacatacataacttcaaatttctgtgtggcttagtgttgtagcatgacatattgtttgaaataaatgttgtaaacaagagactccaaggtgctgaccttgatatatctggagcaatggaacaactggacaaagcaaagtcatacctacagtcttacttgtcagatgagggatttcaaaacgttctaaAGAGTTCACAGAatttggcagaggaacttcacactgaagctattttcccacccattcaagaatacaagagtcatcgaagaagaagacattttgattacgaggcacgggataatTCCATAagggaccccaaacaacaattcaaagttgaattctttaaccaggtgctagattgtgcaatacagtcagttgaagaacgtttcatgcagctcaaggaaaaCAGCAGTATATttaggatgttgtatgatattccaaaactcctcactatacctgaagaagacctacaccagcaatgcagggcactagagacggTATTGACGCATGATGAAATGcgtgatattgatgcgagtgatttaggtgatgaattgaaagccctttcaagatacatttcagcaggatcaactccaaaagctgttctggaatatatgtgcacaaataagataaccaccttctttccaaatgcttttgttgctctgcgcatacttctaacacttcctgtaactgttgccagtggagaacgcagcttctccaagctgaagttaataaaaacacatctacgctccacactgacacaggagaggctggtcggccttgcaaccatgtcaatagagcatgagctggctcagactgtggaccttcaagaagcagttcaaatctttgcagtcaagaaggcacggaaagcaccactttgattattcaaacagataaaaacgccagtgtttactatgcagacaagaaaagttacatttgctgttcaggcatttgaaagttaaatgttacttaaaatttttgaacaaggcatattaagttgttagttctccttttaTTGAggcaggtagcagagcagtaaCATGAGAGGAGAAGAACAGGAAAAGGGCAGAACTGAGATCTttaaaagttttggcccaagcgagagggcatgggggtgtcatttgagctccctgcctcaggtgccaaaatgttgtgggccggccatGACCCAACAACAAAGTACAAACCTGGGAGATAAACAAAGCTTTGGTTACACTGGGTATAGCTAAGTATTTGAATGCACTTTTAAAAGCAATTGTGGATTAGCAATTAAAGGGGGACATTGACAAAAGGACTCCCAGCCCTTCTATCACTATGTCTAATCAAATCAATCCGCTTGCTTGGACAAATGTTATTAAGATGATTTTTACTGCTGTACCTGTGCATTAATTCTAATTTTGAGAACAATGCACTATTCCATATATCCTCTCACCCTGCTGCTTCATACCAGACAACATTCTttttagatgtgataaatcaaacTTGGCTAGTCTAGAACTGATCTAAAAATAGGTGCCCAGTTCACTGGACGTGACATTAAAGTTAAGTTCTGCCAGCACTGTAATTTATCGGGTGTCGctgcttttgttttgttggttgtcTCAGAGCAGAAAAGGTTGAGTTAGAAACTAAAAGGATGAAGGGTTGTTTGTGGGTGCAAAAACTATGACCAGATCTGCATCAGCGGAAAGGCCTTAAGGCAAGAGTGCATGAACACTACAGCTCAATGCGAATCCAACTTAGGAATGGACCCAGCAAAACCCTTAACAGGCAAatactagaccaggggttggcaacctttagaagtggtgtgccaagtcttcatttctttactgtgatttaaggttttgcatgccagacATACATTTTACATCTACAAGGgccggcagctggaaccccagactggcagcgggctgagcggggctggtggccgggaccccggctggcagcagagtgccactaaaaatcagcttgtgttccgcctttggcacgcgtgccgcaggctgccaacccctgtgctATACCAAGGAAGAGATACCACTCTAACTGAAGACACAACAGCTCTCCAGCCCCCCCATCACTTCCACCATGTGTCTGCTGAGCAATCAGTTTGCCGTTATCACCCTTTCTAGATGACATGATGCAGATGTTTTTAACAATCAAGATACTACACAAATAATAGATATTACTCCACACACATTGTGACATCTAGTTTTATTTATTGTATCACGCTGTGTACTAGCCTTTGCTGAATATTCATGTAATATTACTGATGCCCATTCTGTTCTTCTTATAAAACTCTTCACTACCAGTTTGTTAAATTCCCCACTGCTTTGTTGCATCATGTCTGACATTAGACAGAAACCTTCAGAGCAGAGACCAGGTCTTATCTATACTTCAAAGTGCCTAGCATGCTTTTGGTTCTGCACATTAATTATATAgtgcagatctcaaagcattatATACAGATGGGATCAGTAATGTTTACCTATGATGCAGAGGGGAAACTGGGGCAAAGAATGGCTGAAAGACTTACCCAATGACTCAGgtcagaacccaggtctcctgactcccagccataGTTTAGACTATTAGACCACTGTTTTCCCAACATATCGTGGTGATAAGCACATCAGAACTACTTCAGAAGAAATGACTCGGGCACTTCAAAGACAGGCTCAGCATACCAAAAAGCATAGAAACATATCTGATATAGGAAATACAGACATATATGATTTAATATGCAGAAGGATTAGAGCCTTCTAAATGTGTCCCTTATCTCAGAGGTTTTAATTCTCTGGCAGGGCAAGCATGTGGCGATGACAATTTCCAGCCAATTATTTAATAGCTATTGAAAGGAGCGTGCCTTCTATTATTATTTGCAGTAAGCTGCTGGATCTACATTGCACACTTTAACAAAAAGGTTCTGAATGTTTTCCACTGATTCATCAGTGACAACTATTAACATGGAAAGGGCAACACTATCACAGCCAAGTGCTATCGGAATGAACCTGCTTTCAAATTTTACTGCAACAGATAAAGTAAATCCCAGAAACTAGAAACATCCTTCGGAGGGGGTGAAGCTCCTTTAATGGCGGCATCTGGGGTAGCTAATTTTTGAGCAGGGCACCCAACTCAGCACACTTTCACTGCAACCATTTCcttattgtggcctctgtcttcCCCGCCAATGCAGGCTCTTCCTACCCACAGGGTGGAAACTTACTAACAGCATATGGCTCAGAATGAATGGAAATTACTTGAGAGCCAACAAAAGAAGGAAGGTGACAGTAGACAGAGTAGGGTACAGGAGAACTGCAGGGCAACCAGAAATGGACAAGGCTCAAGATACGATGGGGACAAGTTGTATGCTAGAAGCAGCTAAGAAGGGACTACAGTGGGCAAATAGGAATGACCAATGGGAGCAACCAGAAAGGGGAGAGGAGACTATGTACAAAGGAGAGAACTAAGCTCTAGCTCATCAGAATTAATTTTTCAAGCCGGCAGGACAGCCCAGGCGGAGAGCGGTAGTAGGGCTGAATACAGGAAAGGAAACATGGAGAAGTTTTAGATTACTGGGCTTTGTTTCACTTCATGCATGTTACATCCAATATCTTTCCGTATCACTCTAGAGAATGGCCCACATTTCTGTTAGTAGGGGAGGATTGCAGAGTGGCCTTGTAAGTGGGGCATGAGCAGAATGTCATTGATGGGACTGCATCGAACTGCAGCTTACTGTTACTGTGGAGCACGTAACTAGGTTAGTCAGGCAGCAGGTAGTATTTTCTCCCACTGAATTTAAATCTCTTCTTAAGGCACCTGCTTTCGCACATTTCAAGTGCAAGCCATAATGCGGCTTAAGAGTCATGTTGCTCTAATTACCACTCAGACTGTTTCCAATGAGACAATAATTGAATAAGGCATGAGTACTTGTTTGTAGCTCAGACTAGTTGTCTGTGCCTAATGAGGCAGGCTGAGAAAACTGGCatttattaacttctgaagatccTTCTTTACTTTTATGTGGCTATGATTATTattatggggggggggagagggagggtacCAGAGGGAACCAAATAAGTGTTTCACATTTGAAACCTAATTTTAATAACTCTCTAAATTAAGATAACCAAGAAAGTGAGAGTAAAAGTTGATGGACAGGTATTTCAGCTGATCGGGACACACTCATCAATTTTAGCAGCTTTTAGAGTCCTCTAAGACaaggattctcaaacttttttttgctgggcctccctttgaaaatatttcaggctgtgatgacccctgccccccatgccatgccatccttacttccgtgcagctgctggtggcagtgctgccttcagagctgggtgcctggccagcagccaccactctccgtccacccagctctgaaagcagcgcagaagtaagggcagcaatACTGCAActcccctacaatagccttgtgacctGCATTTGGGCcgggaccctcagtttgagaaatacCGCTCTAGGACAATAATGGGAATGAGACTCTTTATTACCAGTGACTGATGCTGTTCTCAGTGCACTGGGATAGAAACTGCAGCACAGAGATGTTAACTGATTATGAAAGTTTGTTCGCCATCATTCCT includes:
- the LCLAT1 gene encoding lysocardiolipin acyltransferase 1 isoform X2 translates to MQVAAFIFIQRKWEDDKNHFENMLDYFCDIREPLQLLIFPEGTDLTANTKARSNEFAEKNGLRKYKYVLHPRTTGFTFVVERLREGNNLDAIHDITVAYPQNIPQTEKHLLNGNFPKEIHFHVHRYPVQTLPTSREELQLWCQKRWEEKEERLQLFYEGEKYFDVTGRSIIPPCKSELRVLVVKCISLLYWTLFTLAMFVLLYLYSFVRWYCVTAVVIFVVQQKIFGGLEIIEVARHRYFNERQNGYGKKTE